One Artemia franciscana chromosome 7, ASM3288406v1, whole genome shotgun sequence DNA segment encodes these proteins:
- the LOC136029136 gene encoding protein cornichon-like has protein sequence MAFGFAALSYIVALVLDAVLIFFSIFHVIAFDELKTEYKNPIDHCSSLNPLVLPEYLMHIFMNLLFLFAGEWTTVALNVPLIAYHCYRYSKRPLMSSYGLYDPTNIMNADVLNACMREGWIKMIFYLLSFFYYLYGMIYSLISAN, from the exons atggcaTTTGGATTTGCTGCATTGAGCTATATAGTTGCTCTTGTGTTAGATGCAGTTCTGATTTTCTTCTCCATTTTTCAT GTTATTGCATTTGACGAGCTAAAAACGGAATACAAAAATCCAATAGACCATTGCAGCAGCTTGAATCCA TTGGTGCTACCTGAGTATTTGATGCACATATTTATGAACCTTTTGTTCCTTTTTGCCGGTGAATGGACCACTGTGGCTTTGAACGTCCCTTTAATTGCGTATCATTGTTATAG gtaTTCAAAACGGCCGTTAATGTCATCATATGGCCTTTATGAtcctacaaatattatgaatGCTGATGTTTTAAACGCATGTATGAGGGAAGGATGGATAAAAATGATATTCTATCTTCTATCCTTCTTCTATTACCTTTACGG gatgatTTACTCGTTGATCTCTGCAAATTAG
- the LOC136029665 gene encoding uncharacterized protein LOC136029665: protein MGKYTRKTTRGLHDQDLLRAAAMRVKSGSPLRKVSKEVGLPRRTVRRAVAKLDAAEDPQSVELATTFNFKSVFSANEEILLKDYMITAQHMHHGLTKKEAGQLPYEYAQAKGKNMPKNWTENKCAGKDWMNSFMSRVGLSLRSSEATSLARATSFNRTNVSKFFNNLEELLIKHKYPPNRIYNLDETGVTTVHKTPKVVAEKGSKQVGRITSAERGTLVTVVGCINAAGQSIAPFFVFPRVNWLQSFLNGTPPRSTGKCQPSGWITAEIFPDMIRHLISQTSCSPTNRLLLIMDNHDSHVSLSVVNLCRENGIDVLTLPPHCSHKLQPLDVAVYGPFKRYYNEAANSWMISNPNRRITIYEIGIFVGIAFPRAFFMENVLSGFQKTGIYPFNRNVFQDHDFLSAFVTDRPARETSPMTGQSAVPSTSPGDESLNNDALPTTSSSVISATMPVTPESVRPHPKASFYARDGKTSRKRTKSKILTNTPEKKDWKKNLS, encoded by the coding sequence ATGGGAAAGTATACTAGGAAAACCACCCGCGGTCTCCACGACCAGGACTTACTGAGAGCAGCTGCTATGCGAGTTAAATCTGGCTCGCCGCTTCGCAAAGTTTCGAAAGAGGTTGGTTTGCCACGAAGAACAGTGCGAAGAGCAGTTGCAAAACTCGACGCAGCAGAAGATCCCCAATCAGTGGAGTTGGCAACTACCTTCAACTTTAAAAGTGTGTTCTCAGCAAACGAAGAGATTCTTCTGAAGGACTATATGATCACGGCACAGCACATGCATCATGGACTTACGAAAAAGGAAGCAGGTCAGCTTCCATATGAATATGCTCAGGCCAAAGGGAAGAATATGCCAAAGAACTGGACTGAAAATAAGTGTGCAGGAAAAGACTGGATGAATAGCTTTATGAGTCGTGTTGGGCTTTCCCTAAGGTCCTCCGAAGCAACAAGCCTTGCCAGAGCCACCAGCTTCAACAGGACGAATGTCAGCaaattcttcaataatttagaaGAGCTGCTTATAAAGCACAAGTATCCGccgaatagaatatataatcttgACGAGACTGGAGTAACCACCGTTCACAAGACACCAAAGGTGGTTGCAGAAAAGGGATCAAAGCAAGTTGGACGCATTACTTCGGCTGAGCGAGGGACGCTGGTAACAGTCGTAGGGTGTATCAACGCAGCTGGCCAGTCGATAGCccctttctttgtctttccacGAGTGAACTGGCTTCAAAGTTTTCTCAATGGCACGCCCCCTAGAAGCACAGGAAAATGCCAGCCGTCGGGATGGATAACAGCCGAAATCTTCCCGGATATGATACGCCATCTGATCTCCCAAACCAGTTGCTCGCCCACAAATCGACTTCTGCTGATTATGGATAACCATGATTCGCACGTCTCATTGAGCGTGGTTAATCTTTGCAGAGAAAATGGCATTGACGTCTTAACGCTTCCGCCACATTGCAGTCACAAGCTGCAGCCTCTTGATGTTGCTGTTTATGGGCCATTCAAGCGATACTACAATGAAGCAGCTAACTCTTGGATGATTTCGAACCCAAATAGGAGGATTACCATTTATGAAATCGGAATATTCGTTGGAATCGCTTTTCCAAGAGCTTTCTTCATGGAAAACGTACTAAGCGGGTtccaaaaaacaggaatataccCTTTCAATaggaacgttttccaagatcacgACTTTCTCAGCGCCTTTGTGACAGACCGACCAGCACGAGAGACGTCTCCTATGACAGGCCAGTCTGCAGTTCCATCAACCAGCCCTGGCGACGAGAGCTTGAATAACGACGCGCTGCCAACTACCAGTAGCTCAGTGATTTCTGCGACTATGCCAGTGACTCCAGAGTCGGTTCGTCCTCACCCTAAGGCGAGTTTCTATGCAAGAGACGGAAAAACGTCTAGGAAAAGAACAAAGTCCAAAATTCTGACGaacacacctgaaaaaaaagactggaagaagaatttgagttga